The following DNA comes from Alienimonas californiensis.
GGTTCGAAACGGCATCACGACGGCCCGCACGCGGAGGAGCTGGAGGATGTCGAACGCGAACTCGGCCGGGACGCCGACCGCCTCAGCGGGTACGTCGCGGAGATCCGCCGGCTCGGCGCCGTGCTGCGGGACGCCAGCGGGGGGCTGGTGGAGTTCCCCGGCCCCCGCGTCACGGCGGACGGCGAGGCCCGCGACGGCTTCTACAGTTGGCGGCCGGGCGAAGACGCCGTGACCCATTGGCGCCCCGCCGCCGCCGACCCCGCCGACCGGGCCCCGCTACGGTCGCTCGCCGCCCCCGTCGGCGCCGCGGCGGATCTTCCCGCCGTCGATCACGCCGCCTAGTCCTTCCCCCTGCGTTCGTCATAGGAGAGGGACACGATGGACCTCGCCGGCCACCTGCTGATCTTTGCCGCCGCCGCGGTCGCCGCGCTGGCGGCTCCGCTGACGCTCGGCCGGTTGATCCGTCCGAAGAACCGCACGCCGGATAAGGCGGCAATTTACGACTGCGGCGAGGAGGCGATCGGCAGCAGCTATGTGCGGTTCGACCTGCGGTTCTACGTCGTGGCGCTGCTGTTCATCGTGTTCGACGTGGAGCTGGCGTTCCTGTTCCCCTGGGCCGCGGTCTACGGCAGCACGATCGCCCTGACGGACCCGGCGCTCACCGAGTCGACCCGGCTGCTCCTGACCGAACGCCTCGGCGGGCACGCCGTCGGCACGCTGCCCGCGGACGCCCTGCTAAACGCCGGCGACGCCACCCGCCTCGCCGTCGCCGGGGCCGCCGATCTGGCGGTGTTCTTCGGCGTGCTGTTGGTCGGCTTCGCCTACATCTGGAAGCGGGGCGACCTGGACTGGGTGAAGACCGTCGCCGGGCAGGCCCGCCAAGACGCTGCGAGGAAAGCCTGACGTGACCGCTGCCGACCTCCACACCGCTCTCCGCGACCGCTTCGGCGACGCCGTGCGGGATCTGCGCGCGGCGACCGATCC
Coding sequences within:
- a CDS encoding DUF2203 domain-containing protein, which gives rise to MTRSADLSPTASPPGRSIGRPSALFTAERATATLPLVRRIVGDAVPLAHDLAERRARLAWVRRTPGSKRHHDGPHAEELEDVERELGRDADRLSGYVAEIRRLGAVLRDASGGLVEFPGPRVTADGEARDGFYSWRPGEDAVTHWRPAAADPADRAPLRSLAAPVGAAADLPAVDHAA
- a CDS encoding NADH-quinone oxidoreductase subunit A, which encodes MDLAGHLLIFAAAAVAALAAPLTLGRLIRPKNRTPDKAAIYDCGEEAIGSSYVRFDLRFYVVALLFIVFDVELAFLFPWAAVYGSTIALTDPALTESTRLLLTERLGGHAVGTLPADALLNAGDATRLAVAGAADLAVFFGVLLVGFAYIWKRGDLDWVKTVAGQARQDAARKA